The Pasteurella multocida genome contains a region encoding:
- the pgi gene encoding glucose-6-phosphate isomerase gives MKNINPTTTNAWKALQQHHKTQSAVTIQQLFAQEKDRFTDYSLSFNNEVLVDFSKNNVTKETLGLLRQLAQECALSEAVDAMFSGAKINKTEDRAVLHTALRNRSNSPVLVDGKDVMPEVNAVLAKMKDFCHRVISGEWKGYTGKAITDVVNIGIGGSDLGPYMVTEALRPYKNHLNLHFVSNVDGTHIAETLKKVNPETTLFLVASKTFTTQETMTNAHSARNWFLTTAKDESHVAKHFAALSTNSKAVAEFGIDTNNMFEFWDWVGGRYSLWSAIGLSIALSIGFEHFEALLAGAHEMDKHFRTAPIEQNIPTTLALIGLWNTNFLGAQTEAILPYDQYLHRFAAYFQQGNMESNGKYVDRNGEVIDNYQTGPIIWGEPGTNGQHAFYQLIHQGTTLIPCDFIAPAQTHNPLADHHEKLLSNFFAQTEALAFGKTKEEVEAEFVKAGKSLDEVKEVVPFKVFTGNKPTNSILVQKITPFTLGALIAMYEHKIFVQGVMFNIYSFDQWGVELGKQLANRILPELANRETITTHDSSTNGLINQYKQWR, from the coding sequence ATGAAAAACATCAATCCTACAACAACAAACGCGTGGAAAGCCTTACAACAACATCATAAAACGCAAAGTGCGGTGACAATTCAACAACTTTTTGCGCAAGAAAAAGATCGTTTTACGGATTATTCCTTGTCTTTTAACAATGAAGTGTTAGTGGACTTCTCCAAAAACAATGTGACAAAAGAAACCTTAGGATTATTGCGCCAGTTAGCGCAAGAATGTGCATTGTCTGAAGCAGTGGACGCGATGTTTAGTGGGGCAAAAATCAATAAAACGGAAGATCGCGCCGTATTACATACCGCACTTCGTAATCGTTCTAATTCGCCCGTGTTGGTTGATGGGAAAGATGTGATGCCAGAAGTGAATGCGGTTTTAGCCAAAATGAAAGATTTTTGCCATCGTGTGATTTCTGGTGAATGGAAAGGTTATACTGGTAAAGCGATTACAGATGTGGTGAACATCGGAATTGGTGGGTCTGATTTAGGACCTTATATGGTAACAGAAGCCTTACGTCCTTATAAAAATCATTTGAATCTACATTTCGTGTCTAACGTAGATGGTACACATATTGCGGAGACCTTAAAGAAAGTTAATCCAGAAACCACGCTATTTTTGGTTGCGTCAAAAACCTTTACCACACAAGAAACTATGACCAATGCGCATTCTGCGCGTAATTGGTTCTTAACCACGGCAAAAGACGAAAGTCATGTGGCAAAACACTTTGCAGCACTGTCCACAAACAGTAAAGCCGTTGCTGAATTTGGTATTGATACTAATAATATGTTTGAATTTTGGGATTGGGTAGGGGGTCGTTATTCATTATGGTCAGCGATTGGTTTATCTATTGCCCTTTCAATCGGTTTTGAGCATTTTGAAGCGCTTTTAGCGGGTGCACACGAAATGGATAAACATTTCCGTACCGCCCCAATTGAGCAAAATATTCCGACCACATTAGCGTTAATTGGTTTGTGGAATACCAATTTCTTAGGCGCACAAACCGAAGCGATTTTACCTTACGATCAATATTTACACCGTTTTGCAGCGTATTTCCAACAAGGCAATATGGAATCCAATGGGAAATATGTTGATCGTAATGGCGAAGTGATCGATAACTACCAAACGGGACCAATTATTTGGGGCGAACCTGGTACCAATGGTCAACATGCGTTCTATCAATTAATTCACCAAGGCACTACCTTGATTCCTTGTGATTTCATCGCGCCAGCACAAACCCATAATCCATTAGCGGATCATCATGAAAAATTACTTTCAAACTTCTTTGCGCAAACCGAAGCGTTGGCTTTTGGTAAAACGAAAGAAGAGGTAGAAGCAGAATTCGTGAAAGCAGGTAAATCTTTAGATGAGGTGAAAGAGGTTGTGCCATTTAAAGTGTTTACGGGAAATAAACCAACCAACTCGATTTTGGTCCAAAAAATTACGCCATTTACTTTAGGTGCCCTCATTGCGATGTACGAACACAAGATTTTTGTACAAGGGGTAATGTTTAATATTTATAGCTTTGACCAATGGGGCGTTGAGTTGGGCAAACAACTTGCGAATCGTATTTTGCCAGAGCTAGCAAACCGCGAAACGATTACAACTCATGACAGTTCAACTAATGGCTTAATTAACCAATATAAACAATGGCGTTAA
- a CDS encoding helix-turn-helix domain-containing protein: protein MQNYQEWFSIKELMEKNLYLPGSDKGIVKKAAREGWQKRQRQGVKGKTFEYHYTSFPIAVQQQLGLYQAEQPHSQVNEPRRHYTTEVSSIENTQAEDHIPIPFYACFSAFTSSAKANQHITLMKDRLTGRGITADKLVFVSATGDSMLPTIHHGDLLLINREVNSAKEEGIYVIRSGKQIWIKRIQGLPNGIRLMSDNKTLYPPIDLSFEQYHTLEIIGKVIFIGHHLI, encoded by the coding sequence ATGCAGAACTATCAAGAGTGGTTTTCAATAAAAGAACTCATGGAAAAAAACTTATATTTACCAGGATCAGATAAAGGTATTGTCAAAAAAGCCGCCCGAGAAGGTTGGCAAAAACGCCAAAGACAAGGCGTGAAAGGCAAAACGTTTGAATATCACTATACGTCATTCCCTATTGCGGTCCAGCAACAACTTGGATTATATCAAGCAGAACAGCCTCATTCTCAAGTGAATGAACCTCGTCGTCACTATACGACAGAAGTCAGTTCTATTGAAAATACACAAGCAGAAGATCACATTCCGATCCCCTTTTATGCCTGTTTTAGTGCCTTCACGTCTTCTGCAAAAGCAAACCAACACATCACGTTAATGAAAGATAGGTTAACAGGAAGAGGCATAACAGCAGATAAACTCGTTTTTGTCAGCGCTACCGGTGACAGCATGCTACCAACCATTCATCATGGTGATTTACTTCTGATTAATCGTGAAGTGAACAGTGCAAAAGAGGAAGGCATCTATGTGATACGTTCAGGTAAACAAATCTGGATTAAGCGTATTCAAGGGCTTCCCAATGGCATTCGCTTAATGAGTGACAATAAGACACTTTATCCGCCAATTGATCTCTCCTTTGAGCAATATCATACCCTTGAGATTATCGGCAAAGTGATTTTTATTGGTCATCACTTAATTTAG
- a CDS encoding helix-turn-helix domain-containing protein: MKKSKKNMHRAYIIAAIKEKGSSLAQLSVQAGLHPRTLNNALDRKYPKGEKIIADFIGVPVQEIWPERY, encoded by the coding sequence ATGAAAAAGAGTAAAAAGAATATGCACCGCGCATATATTATTGCTGCCATTAAGGAAAAAGGTAGCTCACTCGCACAACTTTCTGTTCAAGCGGGACTACACCCCAGAACATTGAATAATGCATTAGATAGGAAGTATCCGAAAGGCGAAAAAATTATCGCTGATTTTATCGGAGTACCTGTTCAGGAGATATGGCCAGAACGTTATTAG
- a CDS encoding metal-dependent hydrolase, with protein MDSVTQFVLGAAVQGVGMGKYQGRKALLYGGLLGTLPDLDVFIRYADPISSMTYHRGFSHSLFVLTALAFFITWLTFKRHTNLPFSFRRLFITLTLALITHPLIDAMTVYGTQLFWPIPSPPVVWSTVFVIDPIYTLPLIFTCLWAYWRKLDPRAIRYLFTALLFGCVYFAVGFMSRAYHEHRFESVLTQQGIEVDGVLATPTPFNIILWRVIAKDKQGNLYDAVSGWLDKNAPEFIRIPLNQTLKQNVIATSPQLQRFEWFTSDWVHYEQIGNQLVASDTRMGLAGQFNFRFIVAEKHQGEWQAVLPKAYPTIKSHLNKKVLLTFWQRIWSDDAPLPLAEWATR; from the coding sequence ATGGATTCAGTTACGCAATTTGTACTTGGTGCCGCCGTGCAAGGGGTTGGCATGGGAAAATATCAAGGAAGAAAAGCCTTGCTTTATGGTGGACTACTCGGCACCTTGCCCGATCTGGATGTTTTTATCCGCTATGCCGATCCCATTTCCTCCATGACTTACCACCGCGGGTTTAGTCATTCTCTTTTTGTCCTCACAGCATTGGCGTTTTTTATCACATGGCTGACCTTTAAACGTCATACGAACTTACCTTTTTCATTTCGAAGGTTATTTATTACTCTGACGCTAGCATTAATTACCCATCCTCTGATTGATGCGATGACAGTTTACGGCACCCAACTCTTTTGGCCTATTCCTTCTCCACCCGTGGTGTGGTCCACGGTTTTTGTGATCGATCCGATTTATACGTTACCGCTGATTTTTACATGCCTTTGGGCATATTGGCGAAAGCTAGATCCTCGTGCAATACGTTATCTTTTTACTGCTTTATTGTTTGGTTGCGTCTATTTTGCAGTCGGCTTTATGAGTCGCGCTTATCATGAACATCGGTTCGAAAGTGTTTTAACACAGCAAGGGATTGAGGTTGATGGCGTGTTAGCGACCCCAACGCCTTTTAATATTATTTTGTGGCGTGTGATTGCGAAGGATAAGCAAGGCAACTTATACGATGCGGTCAGTGGTTGGCTAGATAAAAATGCACCTGAATTTATCAGAATTCCATTAAACCAAACACTGAAACAGAATGTCATTGCCACCTCACCACAACTACAACGTTTTGAATGGTTTACTTCCGATTGGGTACATTATGAACAAATTGGCAATCAATTAGTGGCTAGCGATACCCGAATGGGCTTAGCTGGACAGTTTAATTTCCGTTTTATTGTGGCAGAAAAACATCAAGGCGAATGGCAAGCCGTACTGCCGAAGGCTTATCCAACGATCAAAAGTCATCTAAATAAGAAAGTTCTGCTCACCTTCTGGCAACGGATTTGGTCAGATGATGCCCCTTTACCATTAGCAGAATGGGCAACACGCTAA
- the metE gene encoding 5-methyltetrahydropteroyltriglutamate--homocysteine S-methyltransferase has product MTTFHVAGFPRVGAKRELKFAQERYWRGEIAEQDLLEIAQKLREINWKHQAAANADFVAVADFTFYDHILDLQVATGAIPARFGFDSQNLSLSEYFQLARGNQTQFAIEMTKWFDTNYHYLVPEFTKNTEFKANPAHYVQQIREAKALGLHFKPTLVGPLTFLWLGKEKGEAFNRFELLAKLVPVYVEILNALVAEGAEWIQIDEPALAVDLPTEWIEAYKAVYTTLKEKVKAKLLLATYFGSVAEHAPLLKDLPVDGLHIDLVRAPAQLAAFEDYNKVLSVGVIDGRNIWRANLNQVLDVVEPLKAKFGENLWIAPSCSLLHTPYDLEVETQLKANKPELYSWLAFTLQKVQELRVIKTALEQGRGAVQAELDASQAAADARANSKEIHRPEVAERLANLPTDADKRKSPFAERIAKQNAWLNLPLLPTTNIGSFPQTVEIRQARAKFKKGELSVADYEAAMKKEIEFVVRRQEELDLDVLVHGEAERNDMVEYFGELLDGFAFTKFGWVQSYGSRCVKPPVIYGDVVRPEPMTVRWSQYAQSLTNKVMKGMLTGPVTILQWSFVRNDIPRSTVCKQIGVALSDEVLDLEKAGIKVIQIDEPAIREGLPLKRADWDAYLQWAGEAFRLSYMGVQDDTQIHTHMCYSEFNDILPAIAGLDADVITIETSRSDMELLTAFGDFKYPNDIGPGVYDIHSPRVPKAEEIERLLRKALNVVPKERLWVNPDCGLKTRGWPETIAQLEVMMEVTKKLRAELN; this is encoded by the coding sequence ATGACAACATTTCATGTAGCAGGCTTTCCGCGTGTGGGTGCAAAACGTGAACTAAAATTTGCCCAAGAGCGTTATTGGCGTGGCGAAATTGCCGAACAGGATCTGTTAGAGATTGCACAAAAATTACGTGAAATTAACTGGAAACACCAAGCAGCAGCCAATGCGGACTTCGTGGCAGTCGCCGATTTCACATTCTACGATCATATTTTGGATCTGCAAGTAGCAACAGGCGCTATTCCAGCCCGTTTCGGTTTTGATAGCCAAAACTTAAGTTTAAGCGAATATTTCCAACTTGCACGCGGTAACCAAACCCAATTTGCCATTGAAATGACCAAATGGTTTGATACAAACTACCACTATTTAGTACCAGAATTCACTAAAAATACCGAATTTAAAGCTAACCCAGCACATTACGTACAACAAATCCGTGAAGCGAAAGCGTTAGGTTTACATTTCAAACCAACTCTTGTGGGACCATTAACGTTCCTTTGGTTAGGTAAAGAAAAAGGCGAGGCCTTTAATCGCTTTGAATTACTGGCAAAACTCGTACCTGTGTATGTAGAAATCCTCAATGCCTTAGTGGCAGAAGGCGCAGAGTGGATCCAAATTGATGAACCGGCTTTAGCAGTGGATCTACCAACAGAATGGATTGAAGCTTACAAGGCTGTTTATACGACACTGAAAGAAAAAGTAAAAGCAAAACTCTTACTAGCGACTTATTTCGGTTCTGTTGCAGAACACGCGCCACTGCTTAAAGATTTACCAGTCGATGGTTTACACATTGATTTAGTGCGTGCACCTGCACAGCTTGCTGCCTTTGAAGATTACAACAAAGTGCTTTCTGTTGGTGTCATTGACGGTCGTAACATTTGGCGTGCCAACTTAAACCAAGTACTCGATGTAGTTGAACCATTGAAAGCAAAATTCGGTGAAAATCTATGGATTGCGCCAAGTTGTTCACTGCTTCACACCCCGTATGATTTAGAAGTGGAAACGCAATTAAAAGCGAATAAACCGGAGCTATACAGCTGGTTAGCTTTTACCTTACAAAAAGTGCAAGAATTGCGTGTCATTAAGACCGCACTTGAGCAAGGTCGTGGCGCAGTACAAGCTGAACTTGATGCAAGCCAAGCAGCTGCTGACGCCCGTGCAAACAGCAAAGAAATTCATCGTCCAGAAGTGGCAGAACGTTTAGCAAACTTGCCGACGGATGCGGACAAACGTAAATCGCCTTTTGCAGAACGTATTGCAAAACAAAATGCGTGGTTAAATTTACCGTTATTACCAACCACGAATATCGGTTCCTTCCCACAAACCGTTGAAATTCGCCAAGCCCGTGCGAAATTCAAGAAAGGCGAACTTAGCGTGGCAGATTATGAAGCGGCAATGAAGAAAGAAATCGAATTTGTGGTACGTCGCCAAGAAGAACTGGATTTAGATGTGTTAGTGCACGGTGAAGCAGAGCGTAACGACATGGTGGAATACTTCGGTGAGTTACTCGACGGTTTCGCTTTCACAAAATTCGGTTGGGTACAAAGCTACGGTTCACGTTGCGTGAAGCCACCAGTGATTTACGGTGATGTCGTACGCCCAGAACCAATGACAGTACGTTGGTCACAATATGCACAAAGCCTCACCAACAAAGTGATGAAAGGCATGCTGACAGGACCGGTTACGATTCTACAATGGTCATTTGTACGTAACGACATTCCACGTTCAACGGTATGTAAACAAATCGGTGTGGCACTGTCCGATGAAGTGTTAGATTTAGAAAAAGCCGGCATCAAAGTGATTCAAATTGACGAACCGGCGATCCGTGAAGGTTTACCACTGAAACGTGCAGACTGGGATGCGTACTTACAATGGGCAGGCGAAGCCTTCCGTTTAAGCTACATGGGTGTACAAGATGATACGCAAATTCACACACACATGTGTTACTCTGAGTTTAACGACATCTTACCTGCGATTGCGGGCTTAGATGCGGATGTGATTACCATTGAAACCTCACGTTCAGATATGGAATTATTAACCGCCTTCGGTGATTTCAAATATCCAAACGATATTGGTCCGGGCGTGTATGATATTCACAGTCCACGTGTGCCAAAAGCAGAAGAAATTGAACGCTTATTACGTAAAGCATTAAATGTAGTACCAAAAGAGCGTTTATGGGTGAACCCAGACTGTGGTTTAAAAACCCGTGGCTGGCCGGAAACTATCGCTCAATTAGAAGTGATGATGGAAGTCACCAAAAAACTCCGTGCAGAATTAAACTAA
- a CDS encoding LysR family transcriptional regulator, protein MKPIFLELRHLKTLLALKETGSVSLAAKRVYLTQSALSHQLKLLEEQYGLPLFERKTQPLHFTPAGERLIQLANEILPKVVEAERDLARVKQGEAGELRIAVECHTCFDWLMPAMDSLRQNWPLVELDIVSGFHTDPVGLLLTHRADWAVVSEIEETAGIIHKPLFSYEMVGLCAKDHPLATKEIWEPEDFIDQTLITYPVPDDMLDLLRKVLHPNGINPLRRTSELTIAIIQLVASKRGIAALPFWAAKPYLDRGYLVARKITKQGLYSNLYAAIREIDANVAFVDDFYETVKSQSFSTLPDLLMLE, encoded by the coding sequence ATGAAACCTATTTTTTTAGAACTCCGTCATTTAAAAACGTTACTGGCGTTAAAAGAAACTGGCAGCGTGTCTTTAGCGGCAAAACGTGTGTATTTAACTCAGTCTGCGCTGTCACACCAGTTGAAATTACTGGAAGAACAATATGGGCTTCCTTTATTTGAACGCAAAACACAACCGTTACATTTTACTCCTGCGGGGGAAAGGTTGATTCAGCTTGCTAATGAAATTTTGCCGAAAGTAGTAGAAGCGGAGCGCGATCTGGCTCGGGTGAAACAAGGGGAGGCAGGGGAGCTACGCATTGCGGTGGAATGTCATACTTGCTTCGACTGGCTGATGCCAGCGATGGATTCCTTACGTCAAAATTGGCCTTTAGTGGAATTAGATATTGTCTCGGGCTTTCATACTGATCCAGTGGGCTTATTATTAACGCACCGTGCCGATTGGGCGGTGGTATCTGAGATTGAAGAAACCGCAGGTATTATCCATAAGCCCTTGTTTTCTTATGAAATGGTGGGATTGTGCGCCAAAGATCACCCTTTAGCAACGAAAGAGATTTGGGAACCTGAAGATTTTATTGATCAAACCTTGATTACTTACCCTGTCCCTGATGATATGTTGGATTTATTACGCAAAGTATTACACCCGAATGGGATTAATCCTCTGCGCCGTACCAGTGAATTAACCATTGCGATTATTCAGCTGGTGGCAAGCAAACGTGGGATTGCAGCGTTGCCATTTTGGGCAGCCAAACCCTATTTAGATCGTGGCTATTTGGTGGCGCGTAAAATTACCAAACAAGGCTTATACAGTAATTTATATGCGGCAATTCGTGAAATTGATGCCAATGTAGCGTTTGTCGATGATTTTTATGAAACCGTAAAATCGCAAAGCTTCTCTACATTACCAGATTTATTAATGCTGGAATGA
- a CDS encoding YgjV family protein encodes MEVNAVELLGYLATFFVAISFLFKSIIHLRIVNSIGAFLFAIYGLIIVSYPVALLNSFLLCVNIYQLWRLKKEGANLRSL; translated from the coding sequence ATGGAAGTTAATGCAGTTGAATTATTGGGCTATCTTGCTACATTTTTTGTCGCCATTTCATTTCTATTTAAATCCATTATTCATTTGAGAATAGTCAATAGTATTGGCGCATTTTTATTTGCTATTTATGGGCTGATTATTGTGTCTTACCCGGTAGCGCTACTCAACAGTTTTTTGTTGTGTGTAAATATCTATCAACTATGGCGCTTGAAAAAAGAAGGAGCAAACCTTCGTTCTTTATAA
- the ettA gene encoding energy-dependent translational throttle protein EttA has product MSSQFVYTMHRVGKIVPPKRHILKDISLSFFPGAKIGVLGLNGAGKSTLLRIMAGIDKEIEGEARPQPGIKIGYLPQEPKLDPQQTVREAIEEAVGEVKNALTRLDEVYALYADPDADFDKLAAEQAELEAIIQAHDGHNLDNQLERAADALRLPEWDAKIEHLSGGERRRVALCRLLLEKPDMLLLDEPTNHLDAESVAWLERFLHDYEGTVVAITHDRYFLDNVAGWILELDRGEGIPWEGNYSSWLEQKEKRLAQEQAAESARQKSIEKELEWVRQNPKGRQAKSKARMARFEELNNGEYQKRNETNELFIPPGPRLGDKVIEVQNLTKTYGDRTLIDNLSFSIPKGAIVGIIGPNGAGKSTLFRMLSGQEQPDSGTITLGETVVLASVDQFRDAMDDKKTVWEEVSNGQDILRIGNFEIPSRAYVGRFNFKGVDQQKRVGELSGGERGRLHLAKLLQAGGNVLLLDEPTNDLDVETLRALENAILEFPGCAMVISHDRWFLDRIATHILDYGDEGKVTFYEGNFSDYEEWKKKTFGAEATQPHRMKYKRIAK; this is encoded by the coding sequence ATGTCATCACAATTTGTTTATACGATGCATCGCGTGGGCAAAATCGTACCACCAAAGCGTCATATTCTAAAAGATATTTCCTTGAGCTTTTTCCCGGGTGCAAAAATCGGCGTACTAGGTCTGAATGGTGCGGGTAAATCCACTTTATTACGCATTATGGCAGGCATCGATAAAGAAATCGAAGGGGAAGCGCGTCCACAACCGGGGATCAAAATCGGTTATTTACCACAAGAACCTAAACTCGATCCACAACAAACCGTGCGAGAAGCCATTGAAGAAGCTGTTGGCGAGGTGAAAAATGCGCTCACGCGTTTAGATGAAGTATATGCCCTTTATGCCGATCCTGATGCGGATTTCGACAAACTAGCTGCAGAACAAGCTGAATTAGAAGCGATTATCCAAGCACATGACGGTCATAATCTCGATAACCAACTCGAACGTGCGGCAGATGCCTTACGCTTACCAGAATGGGATGCCAAAATTGAGCATTTATCAGGGGGTGAACGTCGCCGTGTGGCACTGTGCCGTTTATTACTCGAAAAACCGGATATGTTGTTATTAGACGAGCCAACCAACCACTTAGATGCAGAATCAGTGGCGTGGTTAGAACGTTTCTTACATGACTATGAAGGCACCGTAGTGGCAATTACTCACGACCGTTACTTCTTAGATAACGTGGCAGGCTGGATCTTAGAACTTGACCGTGGTGAAGGGATTCCTTGGGAAGGTAACTACTCTTCTTGGTTAGAACAAAAAGAAAAACGTTTAGCCCAAGAACAAGCGGCAGAGTCTGCTCGTCAAAAATCCATTGAAAAAGAATTAGAATGGGTACGCCAAAATCCAAAAGGTCGCCAAGCGAAAAGTAAAGCGCGTATGGCACGTTTTGAAGAATTAAACAATGGTGAATATCAAAAACGTAACGAAACGAACGAACTCTTTATTCCACCGGGTCCACGTTTAGGGGATAAAGTGATCGAGGTACAAAACCTCACTAAAACTTACGGCGATCGCACCTTAATTGACAATCTTTCCTTTAGCATTCCAAAGGGGGCAATCGTGGGGATTATCGGTCCAAACGGTGCGGGTAAATCCACTTTATTCCGTATGCTATCCGGTCAAGAACAACCAGACTCAGGCACGATTACCTTAGGGGAAACCGTGGTATTGGCTTCGGTAGATCAGTTCCGTGATGCGATGGACGATAAAAAAACCGTGTGGGAAGAAGTCTCTAACGGACAAGATATTTTACGTATTGGTAATTTTGAAATTCCAAGCCGTGCTTATGTGGGACGCTTTAACTTTAAAGGTGTCGATCAACAAAAACGTGTGGGCGAATTGTCTGGGGGTGAACGCGGTCGTTTACACCTTGCTAAACTGTTACAAGCCGGCGGTAACGTGTTGTTATTAGACGAACCAACTAACGATCTTGACGTAGAAACATTACGTGCGTTAGAAAATGCGATCTTAGAATTCCCGGGCTGCGCGATGGTCATCTCGCACGACCGTTGGTTCTTAGACCGTATCGCCACACATATTTTAGATTACGGTGATGAAGGGAAAGTCACCTTCTACGAAGGTAACTTCTCTGACTATGAGGAATGGAAGAAGAAAACCTTTGGCGCAGAAGCCACCCAACCACACCGTATGAAATACAAACGTATTGCGAAATAA
- the zevA gene encoding zinc transporter binding subunit ZevA — protein sequence MKTFSRSVLGIVCLLFSVAASTHPHAFIDMKTKILVQEQQLIGFSMEWTLDEASSATVLYDMRQTRGDKQALQALVEEVMGNIVHEHYFSYLYDKAGKKIKYRSKPQNYGMKSNQNQVQYYFDFLLSQPRTLAKDELTLLTYDPTYYVAMYYNQENQSALDFSALPAHCQGRVIEPQVDAKIREYASSLDQTQRNEDDSLGVIFAQKVMLICE from the coding sequence ATGAAAACGTTTTCTCGCTCTGTTTTGGGGATAGTATGCTTGCTCTTTTCGGTCGCAGCGTCAACGCATCCGCATGCGTTTATTGATATGAAAACCAAAATACTGGTACAAGAGCAACAACTTATTGGGTTTTCGATGGAATGGACGCTAGATGAAGCGAGCTCTGCGACGGTGCTTTATGATATGCGTCAAACACGAGGGGACAAACAAGCGTTACAGGCGTTAGTGGAAGAAGTGATGGGCAACATTGTACATGAACATTATTTTAGTTATCTCTACGATAAAGCTGGAAAGAAAATAAAATACCGCTCAAAACCGCAGAACTATGGCATGAAATCAAATCAGAATCAGGTGCAATATTATTTTGATTTCTTGTTATCGCAACCGAGAACCTTAGCAAAGGATGAATTGACTTTGCTGACCTACGATCCGACCTATTATGTGGCAATGTATTATAATCAAGAAAATCAAAGTGCGCTTGATTTTTCAGCGCTTCCAGCACATTGTCAAGGGCGTGTGATTGAGCCACAAGTCGATGCTAAAATTCGTGAATATGCCAGTTCGTTGGATCAAACACAACGTAATGAAGACGATTCCTTAGGGGTTATTTTTGCACAAAAAGTGATGTTAATATGCGAATAG
- the zevB gene encoding zinc transporter permease subunit ZevB has protein sequence MRIVFPVKYVVLLLLLGIGAYFLFPYLFFKIALWQRDINQLMSDYLHQIQTDKTHAGMWLIAISFLYGVFHAIGPGHGKFIIATYLSTHQTQLKTSMKLTFLSSLVQGSVAVCLTSFVVVILNLSSVYFKLSQLWLERIAFLLLLCLGITWCYQNGRKLYLDYVKTRQNSPLKIYTLQFDHSPSKIGQPRVEQIHTHSIACGCGHQHAPNPSQLTQARDWKSQLLVIFSIGMRPCSGAIFILFLAYMLDLYFWGIIATFAMAVGTGMTLSGFALIVLYARNTAMKVGKWYQFSPTVQQRWGRLLKLVAGILLIFFATSLLYGTTIAVRGGAALFG, from the coding sequence ATGCGAATAGTGTTTCCTGTCAAATATGTTGTTCTTTTGCTACTACTTGGTATTGGCGCGTATTTTTTATTTCCCTATTTATTTTTTAAGATTGCCCTTTGGCAACGTGATATTAATCAGTTAATGTCTGATTATTTACATCAAATTCAAACGGATAAAACCCATGCGGGCATGTGGTTAATCGCGATAAGTTTTTTATATGGCGTGTTTCATGCTATCGGTCCGGGGCATGGCAAGTTTATTATTGCGACCTATTTATCTACTCACCAAACGCAGCTCAAAACGAGCATGAAACTCACGTTTTTGTCCTCGCTTGTTCAGGGGAGCGTTGCGGTGTGTTTGACGTCATTCGTTGTAGTCATACTGAACCTGTCTTCTGTGTATTTTAAGTTAAGTCAGCTCTGGTTAGAACGTATCGCTTTTTTGTTATTGTTATGTTTAGGTATTACATGGTGTTATCAAAATGGGCGAAAATTATATCTCGATTATGTGAAAACACGGCAAAACTCACCACTAAAAATTTATACCCTTCAGTTTGATCATTCACCCAGCAAAATAGGACAACCTCGCGTTGAACAAATACATACTCATTCAATTGCTTGTGGTTGTGGTCATCAGCATGCGCCCAATCCATCACAGTTAACACAAGCACGAGACTGGAAATCTCAGCTTTTAGTGATTTTCAGCATTGGCATGCGCCCTTGCTCTGGGGCAATTTTTATTTTGTTTTTAGCCTATATGCTTGATCTGTATTTTTGGGGAATTATCGCAACTTTTGCGATGGCAGTGGGGACAGGAATGACGTTATCGGGGTTTGCGCTCATAGTCCTTTATGCACGAAATACAGCGATGAAGGTCGGCAAGTGGTATCAATTTTCACCAACAGTACAACAACGTTGGGGAAGATTATTGAAACTCGTTGCGGGGATACTACTGATCTTTTTTGCAACGAGTTTATTATATGGTACGACGATAGCTGTGCGTGGGGGGGCTGCGCTCTTTGGATAG